The Sphingomonas sanguinis nucleotide sequence GGCGATCGACTTCAAATGCCGCCCAGGGACGATCAACGATATCGTCCCATGGGAGAGGCGCTGTGAAAGCAGGGCAAACATACGCGACATCGCGGCCGTCATCGACGGCCGTCGCATCCGCCGTGCGATGAGACCGGGAGCCGGTCTTCTCGCGACGGCGGGCTGCGTGGCGCTGGCCGCAGCGGCCCTCTGGCACGGCTGGTCCACGGACACGGCGCGGCCTGCCGCGATCATGGTGGTTGCCGGGAGCAGCGCCGCCCACAAGCCGGCACCGCCCCTTCCGAAATCCAGCCCGCCCGTCATCGCCGAGACGCCGGTCCCAAACGCGCCGACGACGGAACGGGCGGAATCGGTCATCACCGATTTCGCGGCCCACGCCTCCGCTCCGCTCGCCATCGAGTCCTCGACCTGCTCGGGATCGCGGTGCCGCGTCGCGGTCTATCAGACCGACGATTACGTCCAGCGCGGGCGCAAATTCTACGAGTCCGAGGATTTCACCGCGCTGACCCGCGCCGCCGGGGCGCAAGCGGTCCGGGTCACGCCCTACGATCGCCCGGACCGAAGCGGCTATCTGATCGACATGATGTTCTGAAGGCCAACGACAAAAACGACAGGAGAGGATGATGAAGACAATCTACCGGGCGCTGACGGCGGCGGCGCTGATGATGGCTCCGCAATTGGCGCCACGAACCGCAATGGCCCAATCCTTCTGGGATGGCTTCGACAGCAACAGCTACAACCCCAATTTGTGGATCGCGGAGAGCGGCCGGAACGGCGATCCGTTCGGCTGCACCTTCCAGCCCGGCATGATCGTCAACGGCCAGGGCGGCAACGTCGCGCTGACCCTGCAAAACGGCTCATGCTCCGAACTGAAGAGCAAGGCGCTGTATCAGTACGGCACCGTGCAGGCGCGGCTGCAACTCAGCAACATCCCCGGCACGGTCGCCAGCCTATTCACCTATAACAGCTGGTACGACAGCCCCGGCAAACCGTGGACCGAGATCGATATCGAGTATTTGCCGTCCTACGGCAACACGCTGCACACCAACGTCATCTTCCAGGCCAGCCAGACCGGCACCTATCGCCAATGGGAGAAATATGTCTCGCTCGACGGCTATGGCATCAACCCGATGAACGGGCCGGTGACGGCGGGCTTCGACTGGACCGCCAGCAAGAT carries:
- a CDS encoding family 16 glycosylhydrolase, producing MKTIYRALTAAALMMAPQLAPRTAMAQSFWDGFDSNSYNPNLWIAESGRNGDPFGCTFQPGMIVNGQGGNVALTLQNGSCSELKSKALYQYGTVQARLQLSNIPGTVASLFTYNSWYDSPGKPWTEIDIEYLPSYGNTLHTNVIFQASQTGTYRQWEKYVSLDGYGINPMNGPVTAGFDWTASKIAWYVINGSGNKVYIRTITKSDQTNCDCIPASAWPSNPARIFANYWHGNNANSDSVNYFPKRYSGASGRAVYDWIQFIDY